Within the Gigantopelta aegis isolate Gae_Host chromosome 8, Gae_host_genome, whole genome shotgun sequence genome, the region AGTTCAAGTTTTAGAGGATGCCTCAGTCTTGCTTGGGTGATCGAGATCGGCTCCGCGAGTGGCGGTCATATGATGGTGAACGTGAGCGGCTATCAGAGTAGTGTCGTCTTCTTGATCGGCTGTCAGATCTACTTCTGGAGCGACTGTACGATCGACGTCTTCTAGATGCAGATCTTGAGCGAGACCTGTaagatgtaaatttaattatgtttcaaCAATGAGATATATAACAAAACTACGAGTCCTATCTtgcacttttacaaaatgtGGCCAAGAGGAAGAATATATTGTAAAGATATTGTGCCTTCCAATGAATTGTAGATGTCATTTTCACAGAGTTGTTTGCTATTTTGCATGTAGTTTGAAACTGAGGTATAACGTGTGGTTGAAATATTCACTTAATGTACAATTTTTGGTTATATACAGGCCAGAgatgaaaacttattttttctAAACATGGTATCCTCATAATATCAAATATGAAGACTCATAACACTGGGTGATGCCGACCCATTTTGCATGCTGTATTGTCAAAAATCacttgataaattaatcaatgtaaaataatatatatatatttttcgggGAAAATTTGTGTgcgcacacgtgtgtgtgtgtgtgtgtgatggggATGAAGATTTGACAAAATTCACCTTCGGCTACGATAACCTCCATAATAAGTGGACCTCCTGGGTGGTGGACCTCGTCTTGCAGGTTCGGTTGGCCGTCCATAACGTGCCATTTGCACTCTTATTTCTCTTCCATCCATGACGGCACCATCCATACAGTCAATGGCATCTTCGGCATCACGCTTATCGTAATAACGTACAAAGGCAAACCCTCTACTTTCGCGCGTAAAACGATCTCGGGGTATGTAAACATCCCCTACGTCGCCGTACTTCTCAAAAGACCTTTTCAGGTCTTCAATAGTTGTTCTGTATGTTAAATTGTCTACTTTTAATGAGTACATTCCATCAACTTCGGGTGGACTTCGTCCGTAACTCATCTTTAAGATTTTTACCTTCCCACCTGCTTTGAAATTAGTTCTTCAATATGGCTCCTGCTTGACCACGTGATCTTTTTTAAAACCTCGATTTGGTGATTCGGTAATCATCGATAGTTTTCGTTTTTAAGGCTGACTTTTGGCGAAATTGCCATAGAGTACTCGTAGTTCGCGCCCTGACAAATCCCAgtgc harbors:
- the LOC121378506 gene encoding serine/arginine-rich splicing factor 2-like; its protein translation is MSYGRSPPEVDGMYSLKVDNLTYRTTIEDLKRSFEKYGDVGDVYIPRDRFTRESRGFAFVRYYDKRDAEDAIDCMDGAVMDGREIRVQMARYGRPTEPARRGPPPRRSTYYGGYRSRRSRSRSASRRRRSYSRSRSRSDSRSRRRHYSDSRSRSPSYDRHSRSRSRSPKQD